A single region of the Malus sylvestris chromosome 8, drMalSylv7.2, whole genome shotgun sequence genome encodes:
- the LOC126632383 gene encoding uncharacterized protein LOC126632383 — translation MLKPLNPRIIQTATRKASEEEEGSGRKEAVTSPSFVFLLLHHNLQLQFTARRSKKLCRAPQMFYLSRIEHTLRLPPHLLSLRLEDAVKGELEKIFLDKVIAKLGLCISVHSIQSIKDGFILPNDGHPTFRVEFTLIMFRPFVGEIISAKLKESTANGLRLSLGFFDDIYVPVHLLPSPSCSEPDPEKRNNVIWIWKCPDADDLAVEWTDEIRFQVQSVTYPPIPIEQPEDAKPFAPMVITGSIDYDGLGPLRWWDNAEDKDEEPEDP, via the exons ATGCTAAAACCCTTAAACCCGCGTATTATCCAAACTGCTACCCGAAAAGcttcagaagaagaagaagggtcgGGAAGGAAGGAGGCAGTGACCTCGCCCTCTTTTGTGTTCCTCCTCCTCCATCACAATTTACAATTACAGTTTACAGCTCGACGCAGCAAG AAATTGTGTAGAGCACCCCAGATGTTCtacctcagccgaattgagcaCACGCTCCGTCTTCCACCTCATCTGCTCAGCCTTCGTCTAGAAGATGCGGTTAAGGGAGAGCTCGAGAAGATTTTCCTAGATAAG GTTATTGCCAAATTGGGGCTCTGCATTTCTGTCCACAGTATTCAATCCATTAAAGATGGATTTATCCTACCTAATGATGGTCATCCAACTTTTAGG GTGGAGTTCACACTAATTATGTTTCGTCCATTTGTGGGAGAGATAATTTCTGCAAAACTTAAAGAATCTACTGCAAATGGTTTACGCT TGTCGCTTGGATTTTTTGATGATATTTATGTACCAGTACATCTTTTGCCATCTCCATCCTGCTCCGAGCCTGACCCAGAAAAGAG GAACAACGTCATTTGGATATGGAAATGTCCTGATGCAGATGATCTTGCTGTTGAGTGGACGGATGAG ATAAGATTCCAAGTTCAAAGTGTGACCTATCCACCAATTCCAATTGAGCAGCCGGAAGATGCGAAACCATTTGCTCCTATGGTGATTACT GGATCAATTGATTATGATGGTCTTGGCCCTCTTAGGTGGTGGGACAATGCGGAAGACAAGGATGAAGAACCTGAAGATCCTTAA